A region from the Lolium perenne isolate Kyuss_39 chromosome 4, Kyuss_2.0, whole genome shotgun sequence genome encodes:
- the LOC127292829 gene encoding kinesin-like protein KIN-12G codes for MLSDGDDDSSAPARFELQEDPSFWKDNNVQVVIRVRPLSSSEVSLQGSKRCVRQDTGQSITWTGHPESRFTFDLVADEHITQESLFKVAGVPMVENCMAGYNSCMFAYGQTGSGKTHTMLGDIENGTRRNNEHCGMTPRVFEHLFLRIQKEKEIRGDEKLSFTCKCSFLEIYNEQILDLLNPNATNLQLREDVKRGMHVENLTEHEVSNAREAMQQLIEGAANRKVASTNMNRASSRSHSVFTCLIESKWESQGIKHHRFSHLNLVDLAGSERQKSSGAEGERLKEASNINKSLSTLGHVITSLIAVSNKKSQHVPYRDSKLTFLLQDSLGGNSKTTIIANISPSSCCAAETLSTLKFAQRAKHIRNNAIINEDASGDVLSMRLEIQHLKKELSRLQGQSGFTSNGSICQSPSAFKWDQAHGQFSPLMFDKGATQMKDYDTALVAAFRREQEKEAKLKAAIAAKQIAEQLATQRSEEVRSFKMRLRFREDRIKRLEQLASGKLSAEAHLLQEKEDLVKEIEALRSQLERNPEITRFAMENLQLKEDLRRLQSSVDEEEQERMQRQITVLEHQLLEALDWKLMNEKDPVKKDLSLFGEVDGDENNEFLRLQAIQNEREIESLRKNLNVCYQAKEKLERRVDELTVELEAAKKCDHENKKFEVAQLQEQSVLLDAQTELKTLVDAIATASQREAEAHETAIGLAKENEELRTELKVLIDDNKRLVELYEQAIVNIGVKQDSSVLQTEDVNEQQNSHPSCGGSTVNGCLLDDQPEGATGFPANGSSTDAVEEPEMVDEKCSHKDDLSRSEFSELQLQLEEMHEENDKLMSLYEQAMQERDEFKRKVSEQSNPETTEDIQFRETDAGMDEAMDTEIQFRETDAGMDEAMDTEIQFKETDAGMDEAMDTEGIQGEQVHDSPIVAFKEVLQLVRVKLEHVQDKLVTAQDAVQYFKLLEMASTKAEELSASIQLCCRDVQQGQEDMNALKPQLSESQEREISSEGKLFSPAPAALCWDLHLETKALAGSKFDVSMELMNNKMEELSNLRILKTEVSVAFTKAQESETDLRNKIDGLKQKYRSLEAQRNETEKVLFAIDNLKSPATPLLKPKNFGKASELLSLEEGRTKLLAEMKRFREQHSMVQKEIKGLKKYDDLDDKISCLESEVEDCYRSLLEADTEKFVRDYTLAEIWEGELKSKPSLLVDYQDSIFQVSLKEEEIRLCEESLQHQTMSLDELNPKLNQAMRDLGKLLRDRTSRGSDASALHVSDKVKGDLDAMEVHVAEARQLLLIDNQSDS; via the exons ATGCTGTCGGACGGCGACGACGACAGCTCCGCCCCCGCGCGGTTCGAGCTGCAGGAGGACCCGTCCTTCTGGAAGGACAACAACGTGCAG GTCGTCATCCGCGTCCGGCCGCTCAGCAGCAGCGAGGTGTCGCTGCAGGGGAGCAAGCGATGCGTCAGGCAGGATACTGGCCAGAGCATCACCTGGACCGGCCACCCGGAGTCCAGGTTCACCTTCGATCTGGTCGCCGACGAGCACATCACGCAG GAGAGCCTTTTCAAGGTTGCTGGGGTGCCCATGGTGGAGAACTGCATGGCTGGCTACAACAGCTGCATGTTTGCTTATGGGCAG ACCGGCAGTGGCAAGACCCACACGATGCTCGGGGACATAGAAAATGGCACGCGGAGGAACAACGAGCACTGCGGTATGACGCCCCGAGTGTTTGAGCACCTGTTCTTAAGGATCCAGAAG GAGAAGGAAATAAGAGGGGACGAAAAGCTCAGTTTTACTTGCAAATGCTCGTTCTTGGAGATATATAATGAGCAGATCCTGGATTTGCTCAATCCAAATGCAACGAATTTGCAG TTAAGAGAGGATGTGAAAAGGGGTATGCATGTTGAGAATCTGACTGAACATGAGGTTTCCAATGCTCGAGAAGCAATGCAACAACTTATTGAG GGGGCAGCAAACAGAAAGGTGGCATCCACCAATATGAACAGAGCAAGTAGCCGCTCTCATAGTGTTTTCACATGTCTTATAGAGAGTAAG TGGGAATCTCAAGGCATCAAGCATCATCGATTTTCTCACCTTAACCTTGTTGACCTTGCTGGCTCAGAGAG GCAAAAGAGCTCAGGTGCTGAAGGGGAACGCTTGAAGGAAGCTTCAAACATCAACAAGTCACTCTCAACTTTAGG GCATGTTATTACCAGCCTTATTGCTGTGTCAAACAAAAAATCACAGCATGTTCCATACCGAGATTCGAAATTGACATTTCTCCTGCAG GACTCACTTGGAGGTAATTCCAAGACCACTATAATTGCAAATATAAGCCCATCAAGCTG CTGCGCCGCTGAGACGTTGAGCACATTAAAATTCGCGCAACGGGCTAAGCACATTCGGAATAAT GCTATTATAAATGAGGATGCCTCTGGTGACGTTCTGAGCATGCGTTTAGAGATCCAACATCTCAAG AAAGAGCTCAGCCGCCTGCAAGGACAATCTGGATTTACTTCCAATGGATCTATCTGCCAGTCCCCTAGCGCATTCAAATGGGATCAAGCTCATGGCCAATTCAGTCCACTTATGTTTGATAAGGGAGCTACACAG ATGAAAGATTATGATACTGCACTTGTCGCCGCTTTTAGGAGGGAGCAAGAAAAAGAAGCAAAACTAAAGGCAGCAATTGCTGCAAAGCAGATTGCTGAACAGCTG GCGACTCAAAGATCAGAAGAGGTGAGAAGTTTCAAGATGAGGCTTCGCTTTCGTGAAGATCGAATCAAGAGACTGGAGCAACTTGCATCAGGGAAGCTATCCGCTGAAGCACATCTATTGCAAGAGAAGGAAGATCTTGTGAAGGAAATAGAAGCTCTACGTAGTCAACTAGAACGGAATCCAGAAATTACAAGATTTGCTATGGAAAACCTACAACTGAAGGAGGACCTTAGAAG GTTGCAGTCATCTGTTGATGAAGAAGAACAGGAAAGAATGCAGCGACAGATAACTGTTTTAGAACATCAG CTCCTAGAAGCACTTGACTGGAAACTTATGAATGAGAAGGATCCTGTTAAGAAG GACCTCTCACTATTTGGAGAGGtagatggtgatgagaataatgagTTTCTTCGTTTACAG GCTATTCAAAATGAGCGAGAAATCGAGTCACTGCGTAAAAATTTGAATGTCTGTTATCAAGCAAAAGAGAAACTTGAGAG GCGTGTTGATGAGTTGACTGTAGAGTTGGAGGCAGCGAAGAAATGCGACCATGAGAACAAAAAATTTGAGGTTGCACAGCTCCAGGAACAATCAGTCCTGCTTGATGCTCAGACGGAACTTAAGACATTAGTTGATGCAATAGCTACTGCAAGTCAAAGAGAAGCAGAAGCTCATGAAACTGCAATTGGGTTGGCAAAAGAGAATGAGGAATTGAGAACAGAGCTTAAGGTCTTGATCGATGATAACAAGAGATTGGTTGAGCTCTATGAACAGGCTATTGTCAACATCGGGGTGAAACAAGATAGCTCTGTTCTTCAAACTGAAGATGTGAATGAGCAGCAAAATAGCCATCCTTCCTGTGGAGGGAGTACTGTGAATGGTTGCCTGCTAGATGACCAACCAGAGGGTGCAACAGGTTTTCCTGCAAATGGTTCATCCACTGATGCTGTAGAAGAGCCTGAGATGGTGGACGAAAAATGCAGCCACAAGGATGACCTTTCGAGATCTGAATTTTCGGAACTGCAACTTCAACTGGAAGAGATGCATGAAGAAAACGATAAACTTATGAGTCTGTACGAGCAAGCTATGCAAGAAAGGGATGAATTTAAAAGGAAAGTTTCTGAGCAAAGCAATCCTGAAACTACTGAGGACATTCAGTTCAGAGAGACAGATGCTGGAATGGATGAAGCAATGGATACTGAGATTCAGTTCAGAGAGACAGATGCTGGAATGGATGAAGCAATGGATACTGAGATTCAGTTCAAAGAGACAGATGCTGGAATGGATGAAGCAATGGATACTGAGGGTATCCAAGGAGAACAAGTGCATGACTCTCCCATTGTAGCTTTTAAAGAGGTGCTGCAGCTTGTTCGGGTTAAGCTGGAGCATGTCCAAGACAAGCTTGTGACTGCCCAGGATGCAGTGCAATACTTTAAACTACTCGAAATGGCTAGTACTAAGGCAGAAGAACTTTCAGCAAGCATTCAGCTCTGTTGCCGAGATGTTCAGCAAGGGCAGGAAGACATGAATGCCCTCAAGCCGCAACTGTCAGAATCACAGGAGAGAGAAATTTCTTCGGAAGGCAAGCTTTTCTCGCCTGCGCCTGCAGCATTATGTTGGGACTTGCATTTGGAAACCAAAGCCCTTGCTGGGTCCAAGTTTGATGTCAGCATGGAATTAATGAATAATAAGATGGAAGAGTTGAGTAACCTGCGAATTCTCAAAACTGAAGTTTCTGTTGCGTTTACAAAAGCACAGGAGTCTGAAACTGATTTGAGAAACAAAATCGATGGTCTTAAACAAAAGTACCGTTCTTTGGAAGCTCAAAGGAACGAGACAGAAAAGGTTCTCTTTGCTATTGATAATTTGAAGAGCCCTGCTACCCCATTGCTGAAACCCAAGAATTTTGGCAAGGCATCTGAACTCCTGAGTTTGGAAGAGGGGAGAACAAAGCTTTTAGCTGAGATGAAGAGGTTCCGCGAACAGCACAGCATGGTGCAAAAGGAAATAAAAGGCCTGAAAAAGTATGACGATCTTGATGATAAGATTTCATGCCTTGAATCAGAGGTAGAGGATTGCTACCGCTCCCTGCTGGAGGCTGATACCGAGAAGTTTGTCCGAGATTACACCTTAGCTGAAATTTGGGAGGGTGAACTGAAGAGCAAGCCGAGCTTACTGGTTGACTACCAGGATAGCATCTTTCAAGTCAGCTTGAAGGAGGAGGAGATCAGGCTATGTGAGGAGTCACTGCAGCACCAGACAATGTCCTTGGATGAGCTGAATCCAAAGCTAAATCAAGCGATGCGGGACCTCGGCAAGCTTCTGCGTGACAGAACATCTCGCGGTTCGGATGCATCCGCTCTGCACGTTTCCGACAAGGTGAAAGGGGACCTCGACGCCATGGAGGTTCATGTTGCTGAAGCTAGACAACTCCTGCTCATCGACAACCAAAGCGATTCGTGA